DNA from Macrobrachium nipponense isolate FS-2020 chromosome 29, ASM1510439v2, whole genome shotgun sequence:
catacatacatataatatatatatatatattatatatataatatatatatatatatatatatatatatatatatatatatatatatatatatatatatatatatatatatacagtaatacccgaACTTacgtgaggttaggttccagacctcCTCGCGCAAGGGAAAGTTTCGCGTAAGTTTtgcagtctctgaaattgctaataaatgcttacttctagattTTGAACACTAAAgctgaccctaatcatgctccctaagtattaggctcttttaaatgaaatcaaagttactgtaattttatttaaaagttagtttaatatattacccttaaaaaaggaaTAACTGGTTGGCAAgaaaatagttacagtaactactatTACATACGTATCTATTTTCGTACATATACTAAagttacccctaattcatgggatgccattttctttttctgtcagagtaaaagttttctttgcatcactAGGTACACTTCATAAGTCAGTCAAAACAAGCcataaaataaagaagacatgtacactcggcaaggaaacttcCGATACAGTTTTTGTAAATCTTCGGACATAATATGttattcaataatgccacacctggcaactcttgaaaaggggcggagcttcaaaatcatagtgttcattgctttctagatttccatcaactttacccataaagattctgttgaggtcctatgatcatttatacttgaatgtagaaacaggctctatattattcattaatgctggtttggtaacgtcagttaaggatagaatatcgatcatccttttttaaaacctactgtgaaaccttatttataagtaatctttgacactaaactgaggtaaaattcatacgtaattgaagacggatcttaaacaatgagagaaagggttttaaaatttggggagtacttgtggaaatcgtgaggaacaatacagtaaagaatgaaatattctgacgatagagagagagcgcgcaagcataggcctatcgatagagacacttaattcattatatttactttgagagattaagtgataaaatttttcaaatgtttcaaaagtggagagagagagagagagagagagagagagagagagatcataggtCTATCTATAgaaatacttaattcattatatttactttgagagattgagtgataatattttttcaaatgagttttaaaagtgggtggagagagagagagagaggagcaaaatctgctcatgtgacaGCTTAGgactatttataactacttaatttcattatattttctttgggagattgagtggcaatatatatattttttaaaaggatGTTTTAgaagcggggagagagagagagagagagagagagagagagaattatagtactggtgacggacttgtgacgggggaaaggcagaagaaaatataatgaattaattatctctatcgataggcctatgcttgcgcgataggatatgactgccaagatcgtgctgcactatgctagataaaatttgaaggatcataatattcaagttaattctctaaagaaaattcataccctaatcttgattacattcgacatttgccgtagcattcaaagattgtaaaaaaacgtgaaaaattttagacacagggtgcggtcattcttgctctcttgatatagtctttacttttgaaaatcgggtttcatccacaaatcattcacgtaaaagctgtgttgagtaaaaatatttatcaccacaaataactcaatatgtattgcacaggcaattataGTTTTATaccgtgggagatctttcagcctagcggcaaagaaatgcagtcgtatAGGGCTGTaagctactacgaactgctttgtaatgggagcatatagccagcgaaatctttgagctgacatgctactttaaccttgattaagatttgtttgtttaaagacaatagctttgtaaacagcaactagcattcgatccatgtcaacgtcaaagtaatcaaagtgtgaaatctgtTACATTAGCCAGTAttcagtgacttgcgctttcccgctcgaagttctagggctcctcctcacatcatagaaaacgctcttgcggatgcaactagatttgttcaacctaccttagctgtcgcaacattgagtgccattgacgtcagctaactttaatcgctttggaacacaatcataagtttgtagaaactaaaataattgcattcaccacttacgatgacgcaatatatccccgttcatgaagcaaaacgagtaaatattgtcgtcgtgatacatagtactaaaatcagaaattcacattctatctaccagatctctatgaacgaatccatctaagaaattccaattacttcggacatatatcttgtttttaagtatctgaacggttttgttttgcagttttaacttatatgatataatttgctgtatattttcatattctagagtaaatttagcgatattatgtctttccagtaaaaacaaatgggaaattggatgaacgaaagctaatgaaaactgtatcttcagttttcttgtcgagtgtacatatgtacataagtaatgtttgcagagggtgaaggtaaaattaaataaatttaaaatcatgaactacgagagagagagagagagagagagagagagagagagagagagagaggtcatgtagctaaaactctggaggggtatcatctttaaaaagtgcgaatgggatcacttctcctgaaagtacattaactgtatgtgctgtaattacgtaaCATAGTACATGCAAATTGTACCAGTACTTTTCTACGAgtttaagaaagtaattttcacagaacgacaactctgatgttttactagttgatcatggaGTTCTTATAATATAGTGACTAACACTGAATTACCTActgcctttgtattattttcaaaaatataaacataatacacATAATCTCcgtactgattttacacttaaaagcatgaaaacttatacgaATTGTAGCATATTAGTACGTATtacagaaattaaacaaagtttctgtatggatatcatctttgaaaagtgcagtaactttgtgagtgGGTATCACATCTTATAAAAGTACATGCACTAActgcatatttatgcatgtacaaaaataaaaaataatacatttttaataaatatttgataCAGAAAAgctatgaaatttaaaaatttccataataattaaacataaatacttttgcagggttttgcagtgcTTCTAGTGGGTTTGCAAATGTTCGAGCTATTGTGAAGAACTCTTGTATGATAATTAGTCAAGTTCCGATGAAAAGTTCGCGCTATTGTGAATTCACACAAATCGAATCGGGGTATTACGGTATATTTATTACCCTATATCCTTCTCAGCCCATGCTGTAACCCACAGCAGTCTCCAAAATTCTAAGTATCCAGTAATAATCTGATTGGGCCAAGAGACAAATGCACTTCGAGATTCATTAGcaaggacagaaaaaaaattatatatatatgtacaaacacacatatatggttCCTACATTTATAAGTATTTATGTAAGTGTATTTGCGCGCGTATGCTTAAATTGACCATCGTTTACCACAAAATGCCAAGCACACATCCATTCCCACTTAACATCCTTGACATTACAAATGGTTTATTCGTTGCACTAAAATATCCTATCAACAATTCCCAACAGATGAATGCCTGACATCATTAATAATACCTAAACGACCTGTCTCCAGTGACACTAATGAACAGTTTGGTGTCCTAATGTATGTCATTCATACTTATAAGATGAATATGAGAATGCTGTCACTGGGTATTTACCTTGGGGTGTAAGGTTCTTCGTAAAAGGGGTTGAACAGTTTTATTTGCTTGAATTTCTGGATTGCTAACACATGTTCagagcaaataaaaacattatttcactgAACTAAAGTGAGAAAGTGTTCACTTTATGTTTCTTACAAATTAGTTCTCCTTGTGAAAATTTCAGCAATGgcatttaaacatttaaaatgttGGATACAGATGTAAAAGAAACTTGTAAGTGAAAGACTATAGTCAATGGTACTTCATAAACAAATGCACCCACACCCCCTTTGACTGAATGCAATGCAAACATAGCATGAGTATGAAGTGATGTGATGACCATGTGATATGCAAGGATCAACAATGTAATATTTCAACTCTTAACATCACTACAATCCACTCATAAGATTCTTGAAATCCTAATTAACGGGTTTCAATCAAATAGAACAATTTTATTTAGGCTATATCCTAAATCGTATCCACATATTGGTTTATTGTACTTTGTCTTCTCTGGAATTACTTCAAGAATTCACTCCTCTGCCCTTGCATTTACTGCTAAGATTAACTTTAAGCCTGAATAACTTCCTCTTCTCATTCTAATATTGGTACTGACACATAAAAAAAGATCAATATCAGCCTAGGCTAACCACACACCCACAACCACTACTGCACAATAGTCTAGCCTAGTCTAACAACACTCTAACAAGCTAGGGGTACCAGGCTAGTCTGCCTAGCCTAAAGCCAAATATTTCAACTGCTTAGTGCTACCCAGGTCCTACATAAAAACTGAAACATCATTCAACATAAGGAGCTGAACTACCATCATCATACAGCTGACACTATTctaaaaaacagagtatacacaTGGTATCATGTCAATTACGGTAGTCTAGTcgtataaaacaccaaaaatttaCCTTTCTTAAGGGTGTTACCATGCTGAACACGgaagaacttgaaattaaattatGCTATAAAGAAATAAGGTAAACAAACACGAAGTTAATCACTATACTATATTGATTATGCGGAGTACTTAACCTATACAACGGAACATCGAATAAGTACCGCGGAGAAACGTGTTACTCACgaaaatcacaaaatatataaattacaagcaTTTTGTATTCATATACTATTTCTTTTGGTGATATCTTTGATCTTAGTTCGTCTAATATATATTACGAACTGTCAGAacttttgtggttaattattagaGATGCCTGAATAGGACGAAAATATAAGACTATTCGGGAAATGCTTTTTTGCTGTTGCTCGTTAATACTAATCAATTGTTAATGTTTtcttgtggggggcggggggggggtgtggggggagtTGCCCATATTAGTTCGAGAGTACGAGGGATTACCAAATTATTTTCATGGAAGCCCAAACATTAGATACAATTCGTGGATCAGCTTTATAAACGAACAAAAATAGGACACGAAGATTtcccgagagagataagagtccTTCAGCGTTTTTATGAAAAGTTATTTGACAGTCTCGTTTGGTTAAATAGCTATGCAAATTGGCAAGCTTATAATAATTCCATTTAAATTCAGTTGCGTGTCACTTCTCATTTAACATGATTCAAACTGTGTCCCTGAGGAACTGCTTGCcaacaaatatcttttttttttttttttttttttttttttaatgaaacttcaTATACTGGATCATATTATCCCCTAAATGGTTCCCACAACAACCAAAATATTTTACCCATTAGCTTCTTCAAATAATCAAGGGGGAGCTGAGTACCTCCCTATATGCAGAAAGTGAGTGGTGATTTGTTTGTTGTTGATAATTAAAAATAGACATGGGGGTTGCAATGCTGTAGATACATTTGAAATAAGGACTCAGTTTCTCTGCATAAAAGGCTCTTAATAGAGTACGTAAGGCGTAAGAGGCAGAAGCAGAGATAGAGTGATCAAGTAGTACATGACTTAAGCAATATGGTTGGCTTacgttttctttgttatttttacattgcCCTAATATTCACCAGGCTAATactatgttgagagagagagagagagagagagagagagaccgatgagattttcccccccccccttttcagggagagagagagagagagagagagagagagagagagagagagagagagtcttcatgtTTATTGACAATGAAGTGGACTTTAAAAGTCCTCTCATCTCCTGGTAGCAAGATTTAAATAACTGCTTTCAGTAGCTTTAAGTTCGTCTTGAGAGACGTCTAAGTGGACAGTCAATTCCATTAAGAAGCTCAAGTAACGTCTGACGTATTTTGGTCGTTAGTTTATACTAAAGGAAGTGGACTGTGAGGAGTCATCCAGATCCTATATAAGTGCTTGTGAAATACAGTCTTGATCACAATGCAGGAAAATTCAACTTCTTTATCGTTTGTACACCATATTCCTAAATGGGCAGTGAGCTCGGGTTTTctagatttatttcatttatttgaatattcctttttttccatttatttagaCTTCTATTTCTTGGTTGGGGTCCGATTCCTCGACAAATAATGACTGGAATCAATTAATCCTGAGGGAAAATTACATACAACATAATTCTCCCTTACCAGTATAATGTCATTTCATTTGCTGTTCAATCTTTTATTAACTAtcaatatacttttttaaatcactTTCAGTACTAGACTATCCTTGCAATCCTTTACTAGGtttaatttcattattcctttattATCAATCTGTCTTGATCAATTCAGTATTTTGCCTCGTCTCTTCGAAGCCATATTATGTTTATTTACGTCCTTTTGTTTGTGTTAATCAACGTCTTGCCTTACCAACATTTTGTTGATTTTACGTCACAGCGCCAACGAAATTACAACGATGATCTGTGAACTGcacaagaaaaacattattttctgaACAGTGATCTTCGTCTTGTGTTGTTTATGGCTGTACATTTTCTaaactcacaaacaaacaaacacgccgTTTATTCATCCAATTATTTATAGTCTCAGCGGACCAAACATGGTTTTATGTTTGACGTTTATATGTTTTGGGTTCAGTTTACAGGGGCGAGTAAATTGAGACTCATTCACGTCTCCAAATTCATGAGACCACGAACGTAATTCTAATATAATTAAGTTCTATTAATTCTTAATAGTTACTTTTATGACTTAGCTCTGTTATtacatattcttttttaatctacAGTGCTATTGGTCTCAAGCCCAGTTTTTATTAAGTATTTCCATTATGATTAGTTTTAATAATCTCGTTTTCCATGACGATTAATATTCAGTCCAAGACCGATAATTACCAGAGCTTTATACTTCTGGATACTTCCCTTTTATCACATTCAACAGTATAATTGATTTCAGAAATTTTCTCAGTTGAGGTCAATTtggttatatattttcttttccttggcATCAGCGCAAGGAAAttctttttgttactttttccgaAGTTAATATTGTTTTTGTCCTTTGATTTCCAgcattcaaaaatattttcttcatttcattcctATAATTCCTAAAATTATTGATTTAAGGAAATAATGTTCCGTCGACTTTGACGTCACTTAATCCacctttcttcttatttcataatttccaaGAAAATTCCATACTTCTATCTGATGATGCGAATCAAAATTGATTCCTTCTTTCCATCAATTCGATTGAccttcttttttcagttttcagtcatttatctGTTATTGTTGCTTATCGAGAAATCTTATCGCCTTTTGTTTTCAGTGTTGTTTTCCCGTGCCTTAAAACAGTGCTTTCTGACGTACCCATTATAAAACGTATGAATAATCCTATCGATCAGGCTGTATAAAGAAATCAATGCGTTTAACATCCCAAATTTAAAAAAACCAAATTAGGTATGATGTAATTTATTCAGTAATAGCTTGACCTAATGGTGCTCCGGAAGAGAATGGGGAAACATCCTTTATCTCCTTCCAGGGCGTGCTTTCCAGAACCAGTGGAGGCCTATGCTGGAAGGGCGAAAGGAGGCATCCGAAAGGGAAGTGGCGTTGCTAAACACCATCGTCTACCAGCACGTCATTCCAGTCCTGATCTCTCTCATCCTTTATCTTCTTCCAGGGCGTGCTTTCCAGAACCAGTGGAGGCCTATGCTGGAAGGGCGAGAGGAGGCATCCGCAAGAGAAGTGGCGTTGTTAAACACCATCGTCTACCAGCACGTCATTCCAGTCCTGATCGCTCTCATCCTTTATCTTCTTCCAGGGCGTGCTTTCCAGAACCAGTGGAGGCCTATGCTGGAAGGGCGAGAGGAGGCATCCGAAAGAGAAGTGGCTTTGTTAAACACCATCGTCTACCAGCACGTCATTCCGGTCCAGATCGCTCTCATCCTTTATCTTCTTCCAGGGCGTGCTTTCCAGAACAAGTGGAGGCCTATATGCTGGAAGGGCGAGAGGAGGCATCCGAAAGAGAAGTGGCGTTGTTAAACACCATCGTCTACCAGCACGTCATTCCAGTCCTGATCGCTCTCATCCTTTATCTTCTTCCAGGGCGTGCTTTCCAGAACCAGTGGAGGTCTATGCTGGAAGGCGAACGGTTCTGACGAGATGGAGGCCGTCGGAGAGGAGGCATCCGAGGGGGAAGTGGCGTTGCTAAACACCATCGTCTACCAGCACGTCATTCCAGTCCTGATCGCTCTGGCAGTCTCGACCAACCTCCTAAACATCTTCATGCTCTGGAAAGTGCGCAAGAAGCAGAGGCAACATAAGAGGACCGACATGGAGACGACTTACAAGTACCTCATGTGGTTGGCTGTGACTGACCTCCTCGCTTCCAGTTCCCTCGTGCCATCTCTCATCCACGTCGACCGAATGGTTCTCCCTTACGGCTGGGCGTTCTACTACGCCCACTTGGAGATCCCTCTCATGAACGCCCTGACCAGCGCCAGCGTGTATATAGTGGTCGGGCTGTCAGTCGACCGGTTCGTAGCTGTCTGCTTCCCAAGACGTTACAAGAACGTCAATGCGCCCAGATTGGCAGTCGTGAGAATAACTCTGTCTTTAGTTGTCCCATTCTTGATCTACATGCCCCACTGCTTCTACCAGAGAGTGGTCTGTTCTGGGACGGGGCAGGGCTGGACCTACCAAGGCGTCGAGGCGGTGACGGGGTCACTAGCTTGGCACGTTTGGGAAATCATCGTCGAGCTGTGCCACAGGATGATCCCGAGCATCATCCTTGCCGTCTTGAACTTGTGCATCATCGTCACCTTCAGGAGGATCGTGGCGCAGAAGGAGAGCATGGTGCGTGCCAAGAGGTTCCCCAACGAGGAGGCTAGACAAGAAGGCGACGGCGGGAGAGCCCAGAGGGAGAGGAGGCTGGTCCACCTGCTCGTGGCTGTTGTGTGCTGCTTCCTGCTGACGAACTTGCCAGCGGCCGTTCTCGCTCTCAAAGATACGGCTGGGTCGAGCTTTGGGTCGTTTGAACATGAGGTAAGTATACCACGATAGAGCATCATTGTCTGGAAGGTAGTTATATAATCTGGAACTTTTAAAATCCGTGTGATATTCGTTCACATAGTGAAATCTCATTCCTTGTCATGGTTTTGATATGTTAGTATAGCCTGTTACTCAATTATTATAGACCTATATAGCAGTCAAACACACTTTCTCTTCCGTGCTACGCATTTCCATCGAGATACGAATTTCATTTCACaactcgcttcttcttcttcttgccgaCAGGTCTTTCGCGCCGTTGCCAATTGCCTGGAGATGCTCGGATTCTCGCTCAACTTcgtcctctacttcttcttcgtgACCGAGATGAAGAGAGTGCTCTTCGATGCCCTGGCGCTGTTGCAAAGCAAGTTGTGCTGTGTGGCGTCCTTTGTCAAAGCCAATCATTCCGCCTCGCGTGATGAGATATCAAGGGTCACAGCGAGTAAATGTTCCACCACCCATGATTTGTAAATGCTTAAGCTTTTGGTTTGTGGTCCCTCATTACGGGTCACTGCTGCTTGCATGTGAATGCTAACGTGTGTTGCAAGGTTCTTGCAGGGCAGAGGAGTTCACACAACGTTCAGGAGCCAGAACCCTATATTTCATCTGGGTTCGAGACAAGAAATCATTACTGAAACTCTCATGACAGAGTTAAAGATGTGTAAATACAGTGATAAGTTATTTTTAAGCTATGTAATACTTAACTCCACTtcgtatatattttagtattcaaGAAATATAGTCAATTTACGCTAAGTAAAATGTcgaaataaaagatggaaaaaatcagTAAATCCTGCTTTGAAACACCCGACAGCTACCACTTCTCGCGCTCGCCGGATGGAAACCAGCAATCCTCAAGTTGCAAGCGTTGCTTATGGCTTCCTTCCTCATGCTTTAGATTTCTCTCGTTGCTTCTGTTTTCCTAAATGATATAATTTAGTTTCACAACCTCCTTCTTTTACGCACTGAACAGCTTTGTACGAGGACAGATGGAGATTATGTGAAGACAAGGGTCACCTACGTTACGTAAAATGTTATGGTGAgaggaattgataaaaaaaaaaaaaaaaaaaaaaatagctccaAACTTGACGGTGTTCTAAAAGCACTGTAGCAGTTTTCGTTCCCTTAAC
Protein-coding regions in this window:
- the LOC135206068 gene encoding probable G-protein coupled receptor AH9.1, which gives rise to MEAVGEEASEGEVALLNTIVYQHVIPVLIALAVSTNLLNIFMLWKVRKKQRQHKRTDMETTYKYLMWLAVTDLLASSSLVPSLIHVDRMVLPYGWAFYYAHLEIPLMNALTSASVYIVVGLSVDRFVAVCFPRRYKNVNAPRLAVVRITLSLVVPFLIYMPHCFYQRVVCSGTGQGWTYQGVEAVTGSLAWHVWEIIVELCHRMIPSIILAVLNLCIIVTFRRIVAQKESMVRAKRFPNEEARQEGDGGRAQRERRLVHLLVAVVCCFLLTNLPAAVLALKDTAGSSFGSFEHEVFRAVANCLEMLGFSLNFVLYFFFVTEMKRVLFDALALLQSKLCCVASFVKANHSASRDEISRVTASKCSTTHDL